Within the Candidatus Anaeroferrophillus wilburensis genome, the region CGACTCCACACCGCCGGCGAAGAAGCCTACCGTCAAGCCTTCGTTTTCGATAAAACAGTCAGAACAAGCTGCGCCGGCAACTGTACCCAAGCCTGTGGCTGGAACGCTTTTGTCAAGGGTGATAAGTATATCGTTGCCAGCGAACCGGCCGGCGATTACGACCGCTTCGACCCGGTTCTGGGCACCCAGTACAATCCCCGGGGTTGCATGCGGGGAGCCAGCTACCTGAAATATATCAACAGCCCGGTACGCCTGAAACACCCGCTGATCCGGGTCGGCAGACGGGGTGAAGGAAAATTCCGCCGGGCCACGTGGGACGAGGCCATGAACCTGATCACCACCAGGATGACCAACATCGTCCGCCGGGATGGCTCCGACGCCATCGCCTTTTTCTGCCCGATCCCCTCGTTCAACTATGTGTCAGCCGGAGCCGGTTACCGGCTCTGCAAACTGATGGGAGCTGCCGGACCATTAAGTTTCTATGACTGGTATTGTGATTTGCCCCCCGGTGAGCCCATGACCTGGGCTTTCCAGACCGACGAGTGTGAAGAAGCCGACTGGATCAATGCTAAACTCTTGATTTTTTGGGGTGCCAATGTCGCTGAGTCGCGGCTGGCAGCCGCCCACCTGCTGCCTGAATCCCGCTACCGGGGCGCTAAAGTGGTGGGCATTTTCACCGATTATAATGCCACTGCCCGGATGGCGGATCAATTCATCTCGCCAAAACCAGGTACTGATGCCGCCATGATCATGGGCCTGATCAAGATTTTACTGGATAACCAGTGGTATGATGAGGAGTATACCAAGACCTTCACCGACCTCCCTTTGCTGATCAGAAGCGACAACAAAAAGTTCCTCCGGGAAACCGACATGGTGCCCGGCGGCAGCCCTTTCAAACTCTATCTCTGGGACCGGAAAAGCAACTGGCCGGCCTTGGCGCCGGGCACCATGGGCGACCAGCGGGACACCCTTGACCTGGCGGCCTGCAATCTTGATCCCCTCCTTGACTTTTCCGGCCGGGTGACGCTGAACAATGGTCAGGGGATTGCAATCCAGACCGTATTCAACCGTCTGCGCGAGGAAGTTAAAAGCTACACGCCGCAAAAAGTAACGGCGATCACCAGCGTCGGGGGCCAAACTCTGAAAAAGCTGGCTTATGACCTGCATACCATGAAACCGGCGATGATTGTTGAAGGAGGCGGCACAAACCACTGGTTCCACAACGACATCAACAATCGCGCCATGATTCTCCTGATGGCCCTGACCGGTAATATTGGCAAAAGCGGCAGCGGTTTCAACCAGTACACCGGTCAGTATAAGGTCTGGCTCAGCGGCTTGGGTGCCTACGGCATGATCGCCAAAGCCCGGCCGCAGAACGGCACCCTTTTCGTCTGGTCCCACTACGACGCCCAACTCTGGCAGTTGGGAAAAACCTTTCCGGAGCTGGTTGCCGCCATCGAAAAAGGCAGCCTCACCACACTGCCCAACGGCGTTCCGGTCAGCGCCGACCCGCAAGCCGGCTGGGCCTATAATTACTACCTGCTGATTCAATCCCTGGCCAACAAATGGATGCCGGTTTATCCCAAGCCGCCCAAAAGACCCAAGGCGATGGTCATCTGGCGGGCCAATTTTCTCAACCAGGGCAAAAGCGGGCACCGCACCAAAGAGTGGTTTGCCGACGAGCAGCTGCTGGAATTGGTGGTCACCATTGATTTTCGCGTCACCTCCACCGGCATGTATGCCGATGTTATCCTGCCGGCGGCCACTTGGTATGAAAAATTCGATATTGAAACCACCCCCATGCACCCTTATCTCCAGGCCCAGAGTGCCTGTATCAAACCCCTGTATGAAGCCCGGACCGATTTTGACATTTTCAAAGACTTGGCCAAACGACTCCAGGATGAGGCGAAAGAACTGGTGGCAGGCGGTCAGTGGAACGGCACCTGGGATGACCGGGAGAAAAAACAGATCATCGATTTCACCACCCTGTATGATACCTTCACCGCTGGCGGCACGCTGGACAGCGATGTCCAAGCGGCAAAATTCATCCTCGAAAAAAGCCCGATGATCTATCCCAACCCGGATGAATATCGACAAAACAAGGCTGCTTTCGCCCCCGAGATGCAAAAACTGATTGAAGAAAAACTCTTTGCCGGTAATATTTCCGGCTACCTTGACGGCATCATCGAGCTGATCAAAGAGGCCCCCGTACCCTTTCCGGCGGCCCAATACAAACGGCCGCTGGTGCCGTTCGCCGAAAATGTCGCACAGAAACTGCCCTGGCCGGGCGGCGGCACACTGGCTGCGGAAAAGGTCGCCATCGCCCCCGGCATTACCATGCCCAAGCTCTACGCAAAAAAATTCCTCGGCATGATTGCCCCCAAAACCCTCACCGGCCGCCAGCAGTTCTACATCGACCACTCCACGTTCCTAACCTCAAATAATGAACTGCCCATCTATCAGGAACCTGAGTATGATCTGCTGCCGGACGGCAAGACTCGGGCACCACTGAAATTCAATTCCCCGCACGGCCGCTGGGGAACCCACTCCACCTTCAGGGATATTGACGTGCTGCTCCGCCTGCAGCGTGGCGAGGTGATCATCATGATGGCCGCCACCGATGCCCGGCAGCGCCGCATTACGGATGGTGATGTGGTCAAGGTTTTCAACCAGTACGGTGAAATGGTCTGTAAGGTGAAGGTTTCTCCGGGCATTCGCAGCGGGGAGGTCCGGGTCGAAAACGGCGGTGAGATGTTCAACTGCCGGGCAGGATGGTTCAACCTCCTTACTCCGATCCGCCCCAAACCGACCCAGGCGGCCAAGTATCCAGAAGAACCCGATGCCCCATACCATCATTTGAAATACGGCTGGAACCTCTGGGGCGTTACCGGCAACGAATGTGACACCTCGGTTGAAGTGACAAAGATTTGAAAACGAATCATCTTCAACCTTCAGCCAACTATCTGACAAGGAGGATGCCATGTGGGGAATGGTTATTGATCTCAATAAATGTCTGGGCTGCCAGTCCTGCACCGTCGCCTGCAAAATGTTGTGGAGTGACCGGAGCGGCGCCGATCACATGTGGTTTACCATCGTTGAAACCAGACCGGGCAGCGGCTATCCAAGCAACTGGGAAGAAAAATCCATCAAAAGACTACCCATGGCCAACAGTGATTATGAAACAGTACCCACCTTCGACTACCAGAAACTGCAGAACAACCCCGGCAAAGGGATGCCCAAAGTTCTTGCCGACCTGAAAAGCGGCCCCAACTGGGATGAAGACATCGGCCAGGGAACAACTGTCAATGATGCCTGGTTTTACTACCTGCCGATCAACTGCATGCACTGCCAGGAGCCCCCATGTATTCCCGCATGCCCGGAACAAGCAATCTATAAGCGGGCTGACGGCACGGTGCTTATCGATGCGGAACTCTGCCAGGGAGCAACGGACTGTGTTGACGCCTGCCCATACAAACGCATCTTCATCAACAAGAACACTGATAAAGCGGAAAAATGCATCCTCTGCTACCCGCGGGTAGAAAAGGGCATGCCGCCCATCTGCGTCCAGAACTGCCCCGGCAAGGCTCGCTTTTTCGGCGACCTCGACGACCCCGATAGCCCGGTGTACCAACTGGTGAAAACATTCAAGGTAGCCCTGCCCCTGCATCCTGAATTCGGCACCAAACCGCAGATCTTTTATATTCCGCCAATCTTCGGCCCGACCGCCATCGACAGTCAGGGAAACAGCAGCGGCCAACGGGAGGACAGTGCTTACCTGAAAAAACAGTTCGGCCCCGGAATCGACCAGGTAAAGACAACCCTGGAAAGGGAATGCAGCAAAAAAGAATCGGCACTGATGGACCTTTTGTGCACGTACCCGACCTGGAAGATATAAACTCCATAAAAAAGGGAGGGACAGCCTTTGAGGTCATCCTTTCTTGGAACCCGGCTAAGGAGGCAGGGCAATGATCAACCGTCAGGATATCGCCAGAAGTGCTATCTACAAATATCTTTCCCTGGCCACCGACTATCCTTCCGGGATGACTGCCGAGATCCTCGGCAACAGGTCTTTATTCAAAGAAACCGAGCGCTATCTACAGGAACTGCCGGCGGTTTACCAGCCTTTGGCCGAAGAGTTGCTAATCCTGGAAGAAGAATTGGCTGCTTTTGCGCAATTGGTCGACCTGCAGGTCACCTATACCACCCATTTTGACCTGGCGGTCAACACACTGTCATTTTCACTCTATGAGTCCGCCAACATCATGCCAACTGCAGACGCAAAAAAAATTGCTGCTTTTCTTGCCGACCTCGAAGCATTGTACAGTCGGCAGGGAATCGTGCTCAGCGATCGGGATATGCCTGATCATCTGGCCACTGAGCTGGAATTCATGCATTTTCTCTGCACCAACCACAAAACTGAACAGCAGGCGGCTTTTCTCTTTGAGCATGTAGCCAACTGGACCCCGAAACTGGCACAATCAATCTTTGCGCAGGCTACCATCCCCTTTTATGCCCGGTTGCTCATGGTGACCGCTCGGTTTGTGGAAATCGACCGCTACTATCTTTCTCAGCCGGGCTGTTTGCATTAATCCACACTGAACACCTGCAACTGCATGATGCTGCAGGTGCTGCTTCCTTTTCCCGGACGTTTAAGGCAATACCTCAAGATATTGCCTTAAACGCCCGCATCCGATCAGGCCCAAACCCTGAATGGTTTCACCCCCCCACATTGTCCGACAATTTTTTTTAAAAAAATCTCCCCGGTTGACTTAAGTCAAAGGGAAAAAGTTGACGACCTGATAAATCATGATTAAATTAATCAATATTACCACAATACACTACGGGAAAGGAGATCATCATGTTTTGTTTTCAATGTCAGGAAACCGCTAAAAACCAGGGATGTACCATCAAGGGTGTCTGCGGCAAACCGGAGGAAACTGCCAACCTGCAGGATTTGCTTATTCATGTCCTCAAAGGAATCGCGGTGTACGGTGAAAAACTCAAAGCGTTCGGCATGCTGGATAAGGAGAGCGGTCTCTTTGTCGCCAAAACCCTGTTCGCCACGATTACCAACGTCGGCTGGGACAATGACCGGTTCGTGGCCATGATCAGAGAAGGTCTGCGGCACCGGAATCAATTGCGGGACAGCTTTTTGACCACCTATCGGAAAAAGAATGGCAGAGATTTTACCGAAGCGCTGCCCGATGCCGCCACCTGGCAGGCCGATACGGTTGCCGAGTTTGAGGAAAAAGCAACATCGGTCGGCGTACTGGCAACCGACAATGAGGATGTCCGGTCGCTGCGGGAACTGCTGATTATTGGCGTCAAAGGGATAGCCGCCTACGCCGATCATGCCGCCATCCTCGGTTTTGAGCAGGATGACATCTACGAGTTCCTGATGGAGTCCCTGGCCTCCACCACCAAGGACCTGTCGGTGGACGAGATGGTCGGTCTGGTGATGAAAGCCGGTGAAACGGCAGTCAAGACCATGGCCCTGCTGGACAAGGCCAATACCACCACCTACGGCAACCCGGAAATCACCGAAGTGAATCTCGGCGTCCGCAATAATCCCGGGATCCTGATCAGTGGTCATGATCTTAAAGATATGGACGAACTGCTCAAACAAACCGAAGGTACGGGGATCGATGTCTACACCCACGGGGAGATGCTGCCGGCCAATTACTACCCTGCTTTCAAAAAATATGACCATTTCGTCGGCAACTATGGCAGCTCCTGGTGGCACCAGAATCAGGAATTCGAGTCATTCAACGGGCCGATCCTGCTGACCACCAACTGCCTGGTTCCCCTGAAAAAAGAAAACACCTATCTTGACCGCCTGTTCACCACCGGCGTCGTCAGCTACGTGGGGGCCAGCCATATTGCAGACCGAACCGCCGGCGGTGCCAAAGATTTTTCCGCGCTCATTGCCCGGGCCAAACAATGCAGCGCGCCCACTGAAATCGAGACCGGCTCCCTGGTCGGCGGCTTCGGCCATAACCAGGTACTGGCGTTGGCCGATAAAGTTGTCGAGGCGGTCAAGTCAGGTGCAGTTAAACGCTTTGTGGTTATGGCCGGCTGCGACGGCCGCCAGAAATCACGCAGCTACTACACGGAAGTTGCGGAACAGCTGCCCGGCGACACCATCATTCTGACCGCCGGCTGCGCCAAATATCGTTACAACAAACTCCAGCTCGGCGATATCGGCGGCATCCCGAGGATCCTTGACGCGGGGCAATGCAACGATTCCTATTCCCTGGCGGTCATCGCCCTGAAGCTGAAAGAGGTTTTCGGCCTGGAGGACATCAACGAACTGCCCATCTCCTATGACATCGCCTGGTATGAGCAGAAAGCGGTCGCCGTCCTGCTGGCCCTCCTGTTCCTCGGTGTCAAGGGCATCCGCTTGGGACCAACCTTGCCGGCGTTTCTTTCCCCGGCCGTTGCCAATGTTCTGGTGGAAAAGTTCAACATCAAACCCATCGACACGGTGGAAAACGATATTGCCGCAATGATGAAGGGTGCATAATCACCCCGGCGAAGCACAGGTTTTGTGAGCTTGAGATGGCCTACAGAACCACTTTGCAACAAACACGCTGAATTCCCCCGGCGGCGGGCACCAACCGCCGCCGGGAATCACAAGGGAGAAAACCATGAAATGTCCCGGTCAGGACACCCGCTACTGGAAGCATGATGCTATTTTCGACAGCCCCTGCCCCAAGTGCGGCCAGATGCTGGAGTTCTTCAAGGACCAGACAACTACCCGCTGCAAAGGCTGCGGCGAGCAGATTATCAATCCGAAGATGGATTTCGGCTGTGCTTCCTATTGCCAGTATGCTGAACAGTGTCTGGGGGAACTTCCGCCGGAGCTGCTGGCCAAACGGGATGATCTGCTGAAGGATCGGGTGGCCGTCCAGATAAAACATTATCTGAAAAAGGATTTCAAGCGCATCGGCCACGCCACCCGGGTCGCCCGCTATGCAGAAAAAATCGTCCAGCAGGAAGGCGGTATACCGGCAGTTGTGCTCTGTGCCGCCTACCTGATGGATATCGGCGCCCGGGAGGCGCTGGAAAAGCATGGCCAGGCTGATCCGGCAGCGTTGGAAAAGGAGGGCCCGGCAGTGGCCCGCAAACTGCTCGCCACCCTGAGTGCCAAGGAACCAATAATCAACGAAGTATGCGATATCATCGCCCACCGGCAGCCGCGGCCGCAGGAAACCGTCAATTACCGGTGCGTCCATGATGCCGAACGGTTGGTCACCCTGATGGAACAGCAGAAAGACAAACCCCATGCGCCAGAGGCCATGATTGGACTCATCGACGAAACTTTCCTGACGGCAAGCGGCCGCCAATTGGCCCGCACTCTGCTGCTGACAGAAGCAAAAGACTGACGCTCATACCTGTGGGAGAAAGAAATGAAAGTATTACGCAAGATTATTGAAATAGATGAAACATTATGCGACGGCTGCGGCCAGTGTGTGCCGGCCTGCGAAGAAGGGGCCATCCAGATTATTGACGGCAAAGCAAGAGTGGTGGCGGAAAAATACTGCGACGGCTTGGGGGCCTGCCTCGGGGAATGTCCCCAGGGGGCGATTTCCATTGTCGAACGGGTTGCCGAAGATTTTGACCCCGAAGCGGTGGAAGCTTATCTGGAAACCCTGGATCAGCATCCGCAGCCGGTGAGGCAAACGTTAGCCTGTGGCTGCCCCTCGACCCATCTGCAGACCTTTGAACCAAAAACCAGCTGCCAGGCCGCCAACCAGCCGCAAAGTCAGACAGCCGGCCACTCAGCCCTCGGCCACTGGCCGATACAGATCAAACTGATCCCGCCCCACGCACCTTTTTTGCAACAAGCCGATCTGCTGGTATTGGCCGATTGCGCCGCCGTTGCCTATGCCGCCCTGCACCAGGAGCTGCTCAAAGGCCGGGTGGTAATGATGGGCTGCCCCAAATTTGATGACGTTCCCGAATACGTGGAAAAATTCACTGAGATTTTCCGGAAAAACGACATTAACAGTGTTACCGCGGTCACCATGGAAGTTCCCTGCTGTTCGGGCCTGCCGATGATGGTCAAAAACGGCATGGCAGCTGCCGGCAAAAAACTGCCGGTCACGATGCTGGTCATCGGCACCAACGGCACCCTGATGAAGAAGGAAGTCTTGTAACCCAACAAGGCATTGAGGCTGCTTCCCCAGTCTGGCAAAGCCAAGCACCTGCTTTCGCTTTATTTACCCTTCAGTTTGCGCTATAGTTGCCGATATAGTAAGATGAATAAGGCAAAGCAGAAGATGGGGGAGACGTTTGCTTATCAAGCGCAAAAGCATTGTCGGCCTGGTGTCAGCGGCCATGGTTCTTCTTATCAGCCTGGCAATCGGCAGCCTCGGTTACCTGCTGATCAAGGGGAAATATGACCGTTTTAACCGGGAGATTGTCACCTTTCAGCATGAGTTTGCCGCTCAACAGAAAACCGAATTAAAAAATCAGGTTGAGCAGGCGATTGAATTCATCGACTACAACCTTTCACAAACGCAGTCAAGAGGCCGTCAGCTCATTAAAGAACGGGTCTATGAAGCCCACCAGATCGCCACCGCCATTTACGAAACCTACAAAACTCGCTATAGTGCCCCCCAGATCCAAGAGATGATTATTACCGCCTTGCGGCCGATTCGATTTAACGACGGCCGGGGATACTATTTCATTCTTAATGACCAGGGGGTTTTCCTATCAGATCCCAACTTGCCGGAGGTGGAAGGGAAGAAACTTGCTGACCTAGGCGCCTACGGCAATGAGGATTTCATGGCGGCATTCTCCCGGATTGTCGGCACTGACAGCGAAGGCTTCGGCACCTACCACTTTCATCAACCGGGGCACAACCCTAAGAAACAATGTCATAAGATATCGTTCATCAAATATTTCTCCCCTTATGGCTGGTACTTGGGCAGCGGTGAATACCTTGACCACCTGGAGGAATCGATCCAGAAGCAGGTTGCCGACTATCTCAACATCCACCGTTTCGGGGTTGACAACCAGAATTATGTTTTCGTTATCAAACTGCTCACTATTGCCGGCGGCAAAAATTTCGGCATCATGTACGCCAACGCCAGCCGGCCGGACCTGGTGGGTAAACCCATCTCCGATGACTACCCCGATGCGAAAGGAAAACTTTTTCGCCAAGAGTTTCTGCAGGGGCTGAGAGATAAGGGTGAATGTTATGTCACCTACTGGTATAAGACCATCGATAGTGAAAAACCCCTGCCGAAAACCTCCTTCTTCAAACTTGATCAAAAGGCCAACCTGATTGTTGCCGCCGGCGCCTACCATCCGGATATGGAAAAGATCATTGCCGGTAAAAGGCAGGAGCTGGCAGCCATGGTAAAACAGGATATTGTGCGGATATCGTTGATCCTGACAGCAATTTTCCTTACCCTGATGACTATTGCCCACCTGATCACCCGCAAAATCCGCCAGGAATTTGCCGTGTTCACCTCTTTCTTCTCCAGGGCGGCCAGCAAGGATGAGAAAATTGCCAACCAGAATCTGTCCCTGCTGGAGTTCGAAACCCTGGCAACAGCGGCTAACCAGATGGTCGATGAACGCCGGCAGATTTTTGCTTCACTCAAAGATAGCGAAGAAAAATTCCGCGCCCTTGCCGACACCAGTCCATCGCCCATCTTCATCTACCAAGGGGAGCACTTCACCTATGTAAATCCTGCCACTTCACAGCTTACCGGCTATCCCCATGATGAATTGATGCAGATGAAACCGTGGGAGGTTGCCCATCCTGACATGCTCGATATGGTTCGGGAACGCGCCCAAAATCGGCTGGTGGGCGAAGATGTTATCACGCGCTATCCGATGAAGCTGCTGACCAAAGACGGTCAAATAAAGTGGATCGACTATACCGCTGCTCCCCTTATCTACCAGGGCAATCCGGCGGTCATCGGCAACGCTGCCGATATCACTGAAAGGGTGAAGGTCAAAGATGCCCTGCAGGCCGAAAAGGAACGCCTTTCGGTCATTTTGCGCAGCATCAATGACGGCCTCATTGTCACTGACCTTGAAGGCCGCATTACGATGATCAATCAGGTGGCTGAACACCTCACCGGTTGGCCCCAGGCAATGGCAGTGAATCGGCCGCTGGCAGACATTTTTTCCCTGGTCAATGAAAAAACCGGCATACCACTCCCTGACCCGGCAAGCCAGCTGCAGGAAACCGGCATCGTCAGTCAACAGAAAATCCAGGGGATGCTCATCTCCCGGAACGGCCAGGAAAAAATTATTGATTCAAGTGCCGCCCCACTGCGTGATCAAACCAGTACCATCATTGGCATCGTCATCGTTTTCAGGGATATCACCGAAAAAATTCAAAGCTGGCAAACCCTGCAAACGGCAAAAAACCTTGAATCCGTCGGTCTGCTGGCTGGCGGCATCGCCCATGATTTCAACAATCTGCTCACCTCCATTTATGGCAATATCTCGCTGGCTAAAATGTCGTGTCCGGCCGAAAACAAGGCGACCATTTTTCTCGAAAAGACCGAACGGTCGCTCTCCCGGGCAACAGCCTTAACGAAGCAGCTGCTGACCTTTGCCAGGGGCGGTGCACCGGTCAAACAGATTGTTGATGTCAGATCACTGATAAAAGAAACCGCTGAATTCTGCCTGCGAGGGTCGCGCAGCAGGTTGCAACTGGAATTGCCCGATAATCTCTGGCCTACGGAGGTGGATCCTGACCAGTTCAGTCAGATTATCAACAACCTGGTTTTCAATGCCAACCAGTCAATGCCCGAAGGAGGTCGCTTAACCATCAGTGCTGCCAACCTCATCATCGAGGCCGCCAACATCTACGGTCTGGCGGCCGGCAAGTACATCCAGGTGCGGGTTGCCGATCAGGGAATCGGCATCCCCAAAGAGCACCTGGGGAAAATTTTTACGCCCTACTTCACCACCAAACAGGAAGGCAGCGGTTTGGGACTGGCAACCATCTATTCGATTATCAAAAACCATTACGGCCATATAACCGTGGACTCAAAAATTGGCGAGGGGTCAACCTTCACCCTCTTTGTGCCGGCCGCAAACCAACAACCAGAAGGAATTAGGGAATCACAGGATGCCATCCTCCAGCCAGCCTCCGGCAGAATCCTGATTATGGATGATGACCAGATAATCCAGGAAGTCGGCGGTGAAATGCTTCAACTCCTGGGATATAGCGTCGATTATGCTGACGACGGTCAGCAGGCAGTGGGAAAGTACCGGCAGTCATTGGCAGATGGTTCACCCTTTGATCTGGTGATCATGGACCTGACAATTCCCGGAGGCATGGGCGGCAAAGAAGCCATTGCTGCCCTGCTGGACATTGATCCCCATGCCAAGGCGATCGTCAGCAGCGGCTATTCGCAGGATGATGTGATGGCAAACTTCAAGGATTATGGTTTTCAAGGGGTTGTGGCAAAGCCCTATATCATCAGTGAACTGGCCAAGGTGGTCCAGGCGGTCATCAACGATGGCAAAGGCAATAGCCCTAACCAACCGGGGCTGACATGAACAATGACAGCCTAATCAGCTGTTTTTTACACATGTAGTAACCATATCTACAGGAATAAGCATGTTTACCTATGAGACCATCACCTACCGACTGCTGGTTGCCTGCCTCTGCGGTGCCCTCATCGGCATTGAACGGGAGCGACATGGCCGGGCTGCCGGCCTGAGAACCCATTTCATGGTCGCATTAGGTTCCGCAACCATTATGATCATGTCACTGATGATTCTGGACCTGCACAAGGCTTCTGCCAACAGCAGCATTCTCCGTATCGACCCCGGCCGGATTGCCGCCCAGGTCATCACCGGCATCGGCTTTCTCGGCGCCGGGGCAATCATCCACACCAAACGCCTGATCAGCGGCTTGACGACGGCCGCATGTCTCTGGGTGGCAGCCAGCATTGGTCTGGCGGCAGGCATGGGACACTTTTTCCTCGCCGGCATGGCAACTGTTTTAAGCCTGTTCAGCCTTTACCTGCTGAAGGGGTTTGAGCACCTCATCCCCAAGGACCGCTACCATACCATTGAGCTCACCTGCCACTACCACCCGCAGCTGCTTGAAGTCATCGAAAACATGATGGCCGCCCACCAGATTAAAATCATCTCTTTCGGCTACAGCCATGACATGGAAAACAATCTGCTGGTGGTCACCATTGAAATCCGCCTCACCCAGACCCGGTTGCCACAGGGACTCCTGGACCAGCTGCACGAAGACAACCATATCCTGAAAGTTGTCTGGCAGTAGGAAACGACGACAGCCGTCCCTTCGCGGTTCTTCCCATCATCAAAGGTAATGATCAGCTGACGTTGTCAGCGCCCTTTCCTCATCGCAAGCTCTCCTCGGCACACTGCGGAAAAATATTTGACAAAAAACATCAAGTTTATTATGTTTATTACAATAGAAAGATCAAAGGTGCGGGGTTGTGTCCGCCCTGCCCGCCCACAGGCGATAAGGGAGAAAATCACCATGAAGATTGCCAACACGCTCACGGAACTGACCGGCAACACCCCCTTGGTCCGGCTGGGGACCCTGTCCGGGGAATGCGGTGCTCAGATCATTGCCAAACTGGAGTCCTTCAATCCCCTTTCCTGCGTCAAAGACCGCATCGCGGTGGCCATGATCGATGCCGCCGAACAGAGCGGCGGTTTGCAACCCGGCGGGCTGATAGTTGAACCCACCAGTGGCAACACCGGCATCGGCCTGGCTTTTGTCGCCGCCGCCCGGGGTTACCGGCTCATCCTGACCATGCCGGATACCATGAGTATTGAACGACGTCAGCTGCTGGTCACCCTTGGGGCTGAAGTCATCCTCACCCCGGGAGCCCAGGGGATGCAGGGAGCGGTAACCAGGGCTGAAGAAATCCACCGGCAGCAGCCGGGCAGCATCATGCCGCAACAATTTCTCAACCCGGCCAACCCGGAAATTCACCGTCAGACAACAGCGCTGGAAATCTGGCGTGATACGGAAGGCCAGCTTGATATCCTGGTGGCCGGCGTCGGCACCGGGGGTACGATCACCGGCTGCGGTGAAGTGCTGAAGGAAAAAAATCCAGCCATCCAGATCATTGCCGTTGAACCGGAAGAATCTGCGGTCCTGTCCGGCAACCCCCCGGGAGCTCACCGAATCCAGGGAATTGGTGCCGGTTTCGTACCCCAGGTATTAAACCGCGAGCTTCTCGATGAGATCGTCCAGATTTCCTCCGATGAGGCGGCCGGCATGACCAGGAAACTGGCCCGCACCGAGGGAATCCTGGCGGGGATTTCGTCCGGTGCCGCTGCCCTGGCTGCCTTACGGATTGGCAAGCGGCCGGAAAACCGGGGAAAAATGATTGTCACCATCTTTCCTGATACCGGTGAACGCTACCTGTCCACCTGGATTTTCACCGAATCATAGGGACATTGCTAAATCTTTTTTGGACAAGATTTACAAGATATGATAGTTTTTCCCCAGAACCATCACTTATTTTTTGGAGAGCAAAACTATGTGGGAATACACCGATAAAGTGAGAGAACACTTCCTCAACCCTAAGAATGTCGGGGAGATTGAACATCCGGATGGCGTCGGCGACGTGGGTTCCATTGCCTGCGGTGATGCCCTGCATCTGACCTTTAAACTGGATGATCAGGGTCGGATAGCTGATGCCAAATTCAAAACCTTTGGCTGTG harbors:
- the cysK gene encoding cysteine synthase A; the encoded protein is MKIANTLTELTGNTPLVRLGTLSGECGAQIIAKLESFNPLSCVKDRIAVAMIDAAEQSGGLQPGGLIVEPTSGNTGIGLAFVAAARGYRLILTMPDTMSIERRQLLVTLGAEVILTPGAQGMQGAVTRAEEIHRQQPGSIMPQQFLNPANPEIHRQTTALEIWRDTEGQLDILVAGVGTGGTITGCGEVLKEKNPAIQIIAVEPEESAVLSGNPPGAHRIQGIGAGFVPQVLNRELLDEIVQISSDEAAGMTRKLARTEGILAGISSGAAALAALRIGKRPENRGKMIVTIFPDTGERYLSTWIFTES
- a CDS encoding MgtC/SapB family protein, with the translated sequence MFTYETITYRLLVACLCGALIGIERERHGRAAGLRTHFMVALGSATIMIMSLMILDLHKASANSSILRIDPGRIAAQVITGIGFLGAGAIIHTKRLISGLTTAACLWVAASIGLAAGMGHFFLAGMATVLSLFSLYLLKGFEHLIPKDRYHTIELTCHYHPQLLEVIENMMAAHQIKIISFGYSHDMENNLLVVTIEIRLTQTRLPQGLLDQLHEDNHILKVVWQ
- a CDS encoding 4Fe-4S binding protein; this encodes MKVLRKIIEIDETLCDGCGQCVPACEEGAIQIIDGKARVVAEKYCDGLGACLGECPQGAISIVERVAEDFDPEAVEAYLETLDQHPQPVRQTLACGCPSTHLQTFEPKTSCQAANQPQSQTAGHSALGHWPIQIKLIPPHAPFLQQADLLVLADCAAVAYAALHQELLKGRVVMMGCPKFDDVPEYVEKFTEIFRKNDINSVTAVTMEVPCCSGLPMMVKNGMAAAGKKLPVTMLVIGTNGTLMKKEVL
- a CDS encoding phosphohydrolase, whose protein sequence is MKCPGQDTRYWKHDAIFDSPCPKCGQMLEFFKDQTTTRCKGCGEQIINPKMDFGCASYCQYAEQCLGELPPELLAKRDDLLKDRVAVQIKHYLKKDFKRIGHATRVARYAEKIVQQEGGIPAVVLCAAYLMDIGAREALEKHGQADPAALEKEGPAVARKLLATLSAKEPIINEVCDIIAHRQPRPQETVNYRCVHDAERLVTLMEQQKDKPHAPEAMIGLIDETFLTASGRQLARTLLLTEAKD
- a CDS encoding cache domain-containing protein is translated as MLIKRKSIVGLVSAAMVLLISLAIGSLGYLLIKGKYDRFNREIVTFQHEFAAQQKTELKNQVEQAIEFIDYNLSQTQSRGRQLIKERVYEAHQIATAIYETYKTRYSAPQIQEMIITALRPIRFNDGRGYYFILNDQGVFLSDPNLPEVEGKKLADLGAYGNEDFMAAFSRIVGTDSEGFGTYHFHQPGHNPKKQCHKISFIKYFSPYGWYLGSGEYLDHLEESIQKQVADYLNIHRFGVDNQNYVFVIKLLTIAGGKNFGIMYANASRPDLVGKPISDDYPDAKGKLFRQEFLQGLRDKGECYVTYWYKTIDSEKPLPKTSFFKLDQKANLIVAAGAYHPDMEKIIAGKRQELAAMVKQDIVRISLILTAIFLTLMTIAHLITRKIRQEFAVFTSFFSRAASKDEKIANQNLSLLEFETLATAANQMVDERRQIFASLKDSEEKFRALADTSPSPIFIYQGEHFTYVNPATSQLTGYPHDELMQMKPWEVAHPDMLDMVRERAQNRLVGEDVITRYPMKLLTKDGQIKWIDYTAAPLIYQGNPAVIGNAADITERVKVKDALQAEKERLSVILRSINDGLIVTDLEGRITMINQVAEHLTGWPQAMAVNRPLADIFSLVNEKTGIPLPDPASQLQETGIVSQQKIQGMLISRNGQEKIIDSSAAPLRDQTSTIIGIVIVFRDITEKIQSWQTLQTAKNLESVGLLAGGIAHDFNNLLTSIYGNISLAKMSCPAENKATIFLEKTERSLSRATALTKQLLTFARGGAPVKQIVDVRSLIKETAEFCLRGSRSRLQLELPDNLWPTEVDPDQFSQIINNLVFNANQSMPEGGRLTISAANLIIEAANIYGLAAGKYIQVRVADQGIGIPKEHLGKIFTPYFTTKQEGSGLGLATIYSIIKNHYGHITVDSKIGEGSTFTLFVPAANQQPEGIRESQDAILQPASGRILIMDDDQIIQEVGGEMLQLLGYSVDYADDGQQAVGKYRQSLADGSPFDLVIMDLTIPGGMGGKEAIAALLDIDPHAKAIVSSGYSQDDVMANFKDYGFQGVVAKPYIISELAKVVQAVINDGKGNSPNQPGLT